In Parus major isolate Abel chromosome 3, Parus_major1.1, whole genome shotgun sequence, the following are encoded in one genomic region:
- the GDF7 gene encoding growth/differentiation factor 7, whose amino-acid sequence MRLRAAAAALCLCLLGACRLRRGLEAAAVRGSSAAAPQRPSAAAPSSASSSSVAAASPFSSPPRRDGALRNGTVVPHHYMVALYQRLAARRAPGRRADTVTGFAERARSDASPSASEQRYLFDISSLPEAEEVTGAELRILRSLPENRSLALSPEGTFHHLLLAHCPGRDGEEPRLLDSRAADILDTGSSRWEVFDVWEALRDQRERSLSGRLLCFQLRIVSDRSGQLLPPRQLGFGKPRPQPHERALLVAFSRTQRKENLFKEIRDKIKALGSPPFLEPPDPGQEAYPKRRKRRTTIAARSGGRGHGKKAKTRCSRKPLHVNFKELGWDDWIIAPLDYEAYHCEGVCDFPLRSHLEPTNHAIIQTLMNSMDPESTPPSCCVPSKLSPISILYIDSGNNVVYKQYEDMVVETCGCR is encoded by the exons ATGCGCctccgcgccgccgccgccgccctctgcctctgcctgctgggCGCCTGCCGCCTCCGCCGCGGGCTGGAGGCCGCCGCCGTGCGCGGCTCGTCAGCGGCCGCTCCCCAGCGACCCTCGGCAGCCGCGCCTtcctccgcctcctcctcctccgtcgccgccgcctcccccttctcctccccgCCGCGGAGGGACGGGGCTCTCCGCAACGGCACGGTGGTGCCGCATCATTACATGGTGGCCCTGTACCAGCGCCTGGCAGCCCGCCGTGCCCCCGGCCGCCGCGCCGACACCGTGACGGGCTTCGCGGAGCGGGCGCGCAGCG ATGCCTCCCCATCCGCCTCGGAGCAGCGATACCTCTTTGACATCTCCAGCCTGCCTGAGGCAGAGGAGGTGACGGGCGCAGAGCTGCGGATCCTGCGCTCCCTCCCTGAAAACCGGAGCTTGGCGCTGTCCCCCGAGGGCACCTTCCACCACCTCCTCCTTGCCCACTGCCCAGGCCGGGACGGCGAGGAGCCCCGGCTGCTGGACTCCAGGGCTGCAGACATTTTGGACACGGGCTCCTCCAGATGGGAGGTGTTTGATGTCTGGGAGGCCTTGCGAGATCAGAGGGAGAGGTCGCTCTCGGGAAGgctgctgtgcttccagctgAGGATCGTCTCGGATCGGTcggggcagctcctgccccccCGGCAGCTGGGCTTCGGCAAACCCCGGCCACAGCCCCATGAGCGAGCCCTGCTCGTGGCCTTCTCCCGCACCCAGAGGAAGGAGAACCTCTTCAAGGAGATCCGGGATAAGATCAAGGCCCTGGGCAGCCCCCCCTTCCTGGAGCCCCCCGATCCCGGCCAGGAGGCGTATCCCAAGCGGAGGAAGAGGAGGACCACCATTGCCGCCCGGTCTGGGGGCAGAGGCCACGGGAAGAAGGCGAAGACTCGCTGCAGCAGGAAGCCCCTGCACGTGAACTTcaaggagctgggctgggacgACTGGATAATCGCCCCCCTGGATTACGAGGCTTATCACTGCGAGGGGGTTTGCGACTTCCCCCTGCGTTCCCACCTGGAGCCCACCAACCATGCCATTATCCAGACCCTGATGAACTCCATGGACCCGGAGTCCACCCCCCCGAGCTGCTGCGTGCCCTCCAAGCTCAGCCCCATCAGCATCCTCTATATAGACTCTGGGAACAATGTGGTTTACAAACAGTACGAGGACATGGTCGTGGAAACGTGTGGCTGCAGGTAG